The genome window ATGTTCCAGTTCTGAATGCCATAAAGAGCTTCTGTTTCCAGCATAATTCAGTAGCTCTTCTTTtttgatattttgagacaggttcacTCTGTCCCTGGCTGGCCTTACCCTCTTGCAGAGACCTTCCTCCTCAGTGACTACAAGGGTGTGCCACTGCACCCTatcagtttttgtgtgtgtgtgtatgtctatacaGTTATGTGCAAtcgtttcttttctgttttgtttcaaggtagagtttctctatgtaacatccttggctatcctggactcatttgtagaccaggctggccttgaactcacagggatctgcctacctctgcctccctagtgctgggatcatttcattattttgaaaGACTTTGTCAACTTCTGAAACATAGGTTAAACTCAATAGCTAATAATACTAGGTAAGAAAACATAGTTTATATGTCCCTTTGCTTACAAGGTCATGCCTCCAAGTCCAAACAAGCCCACtcccttttttgtttgctttttagacttttgttttgaaacagtcttGTGTAGTCCTGGTACTCAGTCCTGGTAGCCTGTAAaacagtggcctcaaactcaagagacccACCTCCTTCAGCTTCCTGCTGCCAGTACGCCAATGGTTTTGTTCTAACTGCATTTGCTCATTGGTGCAAGTGTATATATGGAAATTAGGAGACAACTTGGAGAATTCAGTACTCTGCACTGTGTGGGTACTGAGGATCAAATTTAAGGTGAAGGCCTGAAGGCAAGCACCATCTCACTAGtcctgaagtatttttttttaattgattaatttatttggtctgagacagggtttctgagtgcttggattaaggagtacaccactaccacccagctgagtcgtgattttttttatatatatttggaaaataaaattaagtgatATTTTAAATAACCATAATGAACAGTTGTATATATTAACTCACACAGATAAAATCGAATAACTTTTGAGTATGATACTCTGAACTGGGTAGTTGTGGTAGGAAATCTCGACCTGATGAGTTTAGTGGTGGATGTCGTTGTCTCCATGAGCTTGTTGGTTATCAGTTTGCTAAAATAAAAGTAGAGAGTAGGAATGTGTGTATGATTGTTCTTGCCCTTGGAGTCCAGAAAAGGACACTGGAGAGTGGTCAGGCCTGTCTGTATTAAGTGCATGTTCTATGTTCTGTCTGTACTTAGTTGGTTTCTTTGTTGCATAGGAGGTGGTTTgagttttgtttgggttttggagttttttggttggtggtggttgggtttgtttgttttggttttttgagacatggtttctgtctggtcttggctgttctgggactTGCTCTGTATATTGGTGCTTGATTGCTCGTAGAGTCTatgtgagggcatcagatcctctggaacaggagttacagttttgagctgccatgtgggtgttgggaattgaacccaggtcctttggaagagcagtcactgctctttttttattattaattttttaaaatattttttttttatttttaaataattttgcagtcagtgctcttaaccactgaaccatctctccagtacctgggacttgctctgtagacaatgctggcctcaaactcagagatacacctgcctgtCTCCCAAAGACATTTAATCTGGGACTAAACGTGTGGACCACCAggggttgtttttttaatttggtctCATCTATCCCTGACTGAGCTAGCACAGCACGCTCCTGTACATGTGACCAAGCTGGCCGTTGTCTCTGTTGAATTTATTTGGAACAACTTCTGGTCCAATTTGACTCTTGTGTTTCCCTACAGACAGAGGCTGATGTGAATCCAAAGGCCTATCCCCTCGCAGATGCCCACCTCACCAAGAAGCTGCTGGACCTTGTTCAGCAGTCATGCAACTACAAGCAGCTTCGGAAAGGAGCCAATGAAGGTAAGACGGGGGTGCTGGGGTGTTGAAGGTTTTCAACAAGAGTCTCCTGGATTCCTAGTTTGGAAGGGAAGCTGGATTTTAGGATTTAGgatatttccttttccttctcatcctccttcactttttggttttgagacagggtttcttcatgtagccctggctgtcctgtattctctttgtagaccaggctggccttgaactcagagatccacctgccgttgcctcctgagtgctaggattaaaggcatgcaccaccacccctggtTTACTTGTCTCTTTTGTTGTGTCCTCCATTCTTGGAGTTCACAGTATTGTGGAGAAAGGTGTGGATTATATGTCTGGTAGTCAGATGTGCTATGAAGGAGGAGACTAGGGTACATAGGTGTTTAGATTGAGTCTTCTGAGAAAGTGATGTTGGAACAGAGAActgaggcttggtggcaggttAGAACTGCAGAAGTATTACCTCGTGTTTATGGAGAAACTGTTACAGCTAGTAGGTGAGAGATGGTGGTGATCTGGACATGTGTGCTATCAGGAAAACTGACCAGAAGATTGGGGTATAAGGTTTGATAACGACATTGGGGATTAAGCAATCAGTCGGTGTTTGGGCACCTTATTACATGCCAGGGCAGCTCCAGGCAGAAATTTGCTATTCTTAGGGatttttttatttgctgtttttctttttgggataaggactcactatgtagctttggctatcctggaacttactgtgtagaccatgctggcctcaaactcaaagagatctgcctcccaactgctaggattaaaggtttgcccCACCTCACCTGGTTTGTTCTAAGTATTTGCCCATATCCATGCACCTGTTACTTTTCCTTGCTTTGTTGTAGCTGCTTTGCCCAAGCTCCATGTCATCTGTTGGTTTTGTATTCTCCACAGCCACCAAAACACTCAATAGAGGCATTTCTGAGTTCATTGTGATGGCAGCAGATGCTGAGCCCTTGGAGATCATCCTGCACCTCCCGCTGCTGTGTGAAGACAAGAATGTCCCGTATGTGTTTGTGCGCTCCAAGCAGGCTTTAGGACGAGCCTGTGGGGTCTCCAGGCCCGTCATTGCCTGTTCTGTCACCATCAAAGAAGGCTCTCAGCTCAAGCAGCAGATCCAGTCCATTCAGCAGTCCATTGAAAGGCTCTTGGTGTAGGCCTGTGGCCTCTGCCCTTTCCTGTCTACTCCCACCCTGTTTGTGTATCATATTATCTGTTAGCATGTAGTATTTTCAGCCAGTTTCTATTATAAATATTGTACTACATctggtttttgtattttttaatttttcttacagGGTTGTTTTGTCCCCATCCCTGTAGTCTTTCTTCTAACTTATTGAAATGATGTGTAAGACAGGCAGGCAAGAGAATGTCACTATTTAACAGGAAGAACCAGAAAAAACCTAAGCCAGGCATCTGCAAATTTCTTCCACTGTGCAGGATAGGATGACAGTAACACTTGTCCCTCGTGCCTTTGCATATATAAGCTCTCCATAAATGTTACCGTGACTAAGGAGCTTTCTTTGGGTAGCAGCCCCCCTATCTCCTCATCATTTGAAGAGAAAATTGACAATGAAGGGCCCATGTCCAAGTGCCACTTATTAATATTCTGTGTGACTTTGATGTGTGTAGCCGTATATTCTCATCCCACCCAACTGTGGTTCTGAGGGCATCAAGGCAGAAACAATACAGGGATGTTCTGCAGACTCCAGGGGCAGCCTGGGTGAGTTTAATTGCCAGGATCTTGAAGAGTAGCAAGAACAAAACCGTCAATTCATGTGGCAATAAAGGATTCCGGGGAAATCTGGTCTGTGGCAGGAACTTAAGCAGAGACAATGCTATGGGGAAACATCCTCTCCTTGGTGAATGGAGATTTCTTGTGGAGTCATTTGGCACCTGTGTTGGGAGCCCTTTTCCTCTTTCACAACACAGGTCAAATGTATTCTCAATCACATGAGGAGAGTGATGAGTTGTTCATTCGTGAGCATTGTAATAAAGAAGTATGTCCATAGTTCACTTTAATGAACTGTGGCAGCAGTGCCTGATTTTCAGTTTTGTCAGCCAATGCTGAAATGCTTAGCATTTCTCGGGCAATTGTGGCATGGG of Meriones unguiculatus strain TT.TT164.6M chromosome 8, Bangor_MerUng_6.1, whole genome shotgun sequence contains these proteins:
- the Snu13 gene encoding NHP2-like protein 1, giving the protein MTEADVNPKAYPLADAHLTKKLLDLVQQSCNYKQLRKGANEATKTLNRGISEFIVMAADAEPLEIILHLPLLCEDKNVPYVFVRSKQALGRACGVSRPVIACSVTIKEGSQLKQQIQSIQQSIERLLV